A genomic region of Raphanus sativus cultivar WK10039 chromosome 6, ASM80110v3, whole genome shotgun sequence contains the following coding sequences:
- the LOC108813564 gene encoding mannan endo-1,4-beta-mannosidase 2 — protein sequence MSPTTGGNGPSVPILGFLTCVAFLYLSFGDLWLDYNREPELGFVTRNGTQFVLDGKPLYVNGWNSYWFMDHAVNDHSRHRVGAMLEAGSKMGLTVCRTWAFNDGGYNALQISPGRFDERVFKALDHVIAEAKTHGVRLLLSLVNNLQAYGGKTQYVNWAWQEGVGLSSSNDSFFFDPSIRRYFKNYLTVLLTRKNSITGIEYRNDPTIFAWELINEPRCLTDISGDTLQDWINEMTAFIKSIDKKHLLTVGLEGFYGPKSPKGLTVNPEKWASELGSDFVRNSESPNIDFASVHIYPDHWFHDQGFEENLKFAVKWMESHMEDGDKELKKPVLFTEFGLSNMNKDYEPSQRDRFYRTIFDVVYKSAKRKRSGAGTLVWQFLIQGMEGFNDEFGIVPWEKDSIQRLMMEQSCRLGKVSGRLFQDKKSTEICSHKP from the exons ATGTCTCCCACCACAGGAGGGAACGGGCCATCGGTCCCGATACTAGGCTTCCTCACATGCGTCGCGTTTCTATACCTCTCCTTCGGAGATTTGTGGCTCGATTACAACAGGGAGCCCGAGCTAGGGTTCGTGACTCGGAACGGCACGCAGTTCGTGCTGGACGGCAAGCCTCTGTACGTGAACGGGTGGAACTCCTACTGGTTCATGGACCACGCCGTCAACGATCACAGCAGGCACCGTGTCGGTGCGATGCTCGAAGCTGGATCGAAAATGGGCCTCACTGTGTGTAGAACATGGGCCTTTAATGACGGTGGCTACAATGCTCTCCAGATCTCACCTGGCAGATTCGATGAACGTGTCTTCAAG GCGTTGGATCATGTAATCGCAGAAGCAAAAACACACGGTGTTAGGTTGCTTCTTAGCTTAGTGAATAACCTGCAAGCCTATGGAGGGAAGACTCAGTATGTGAACTGGGCGTGGCAAGAAGGTGTTGGCCTCAGCTCTTCCAATGATTCTTTCTTCTTTGACCCATCTATCCGCAGATACTTCAAGAATTATCTCACC GTGCTGCTGACCCGCAAAAACTCGATAACAGGGATAGAGTACAGAAACGACCCAACAATATTTGCGTGGGAGTTGATAAACGAGCCTCGTTGCTTGACTGATATCTCTGGGGATACTCTCCAG GACTGGATTAACGAGATGACagcatttataaaatcgatCGACAAGAAGCATCTTCTAACCGTAGGCCTGGAAGGTTTCTACGGCCCCAAGAGTCCAAAAGGGCTGACGGTTAACCCGGAAAAGTGGGCCTCTGAGCTTGGTTCAGATTTTGTTAGAAACTCCGAGTCCCCAAACATTGATTTTGCATCGGTTCATATCTACCCTGATCACTG GTTTCACGACCAGGGGTTTGAAGAAAACCTAAAGTTTGCGGTGAAATGGATGGAATCTCACATGGAAGACGGGGACAAGGAACTGAAGAAGCCTGTTCTCTTCACAGAGTTCGGGCTGTCGAATATGAACAAGGACTACGAGCCGTCGCAGCGTGACCGGTTCTACAGAACGATATTCGATGTGGTGTACAAATCGGCTAAGAGGAAGAGGTCTGGAGCAGGGACTTTGGTGTGGCAGTTTTTGATACAAGGCATGGAAGGGTTCAACGATGAGTTTGGGATTGTGCCTTGGGAGAAAGATTCGATTCAGAGACTGATGATGGAGCAGTCTTGCAGATTGGGTAAGGTGTCAGGACGCCTTTTTCAGGACAAGAAGTCGACGGAAATATGTTCCCATAAACCATGA
- the LOC108811636 gene encoding transketolase, chloroplastic-like has translation MASSSLTLSKAYLAQQPSYERCSPRPADHHVSFTPRRDLPRLRVRRRICVRASSAETDVVEKSVNTIRFLAIDAVEKAKSGHPGLPMGCAPMGHILFDEVMKYNPKNPYWFNRDRFLLSAGHGCMLHYALLHLAGYDSVKERDLMEFRQWGSRTPGHPENFETPGVEVTTGPLGQGIANAVGLALAEKHLAARFNKPHFDIVDHYTYAILGDGCQMEGISNEACSLAGHWGLGKLIAFYDDNHISIDGDTEIAFTEDVQTRFQGLGWHVICVKNGNTGYDEIRAAIKEAKTVQDKPTLIKITTTIGFGSPNKANSYSVHGSALGEKEVDATRKNLGWPYGPFHVPEDIKSHWSRHIPQGAALEAEWNAQFSDYEKKYPQEAAELKSIVTPNLPNGWEKSLPTYTPESPADATRNLSQQCLNALAKVLPGFLGGSADLASSNMTLLKMFGDFQKNAPEERNLRFGVREHSMGAICNGITCHSPGLIPYCATFFVFTDYMRAAIRLSALSEAGVIYVMTHDSIGLGEDGPTHQPIEHLASFRAMPNILMLRPADGTETAGAYKVAVENRKRPSILALSRQKLPHLPGTSVQGVEKGGYVISDNSAGNRPDVILMGTGSELEIAAKAGEKLREEGRAVRVVSLVSWELFDEQSQEYKESVLPSGISARVSIEAGSTFGWEKMVGPKGKAIGVDSFGASAPADVLYKKFGLTVDAVVAAAKDLG, from the exons ATGGCGTCCTCCTCGCTGACTTTATCAAAGGCTTACCTCGCGCAGCAGCCGTCTTACGAACGTTGCTCTCCTCGGCCTGCGGATCACCATGTATCCTTCACTCCTCGGCGAGATCTCCCTCGTCTCAGAGTCAGACGCAGGATATGTGTGCGTGCCTCCTCGGCCGAGACGGACGTGGTAGAAAAGTCGGTGAACACGATAAGGTTTCTGGCGATCGACGCTGTGGAGAAAGCGAAATCTGGACACCCGGGGCTGCCGATGGGATGTGCCCCGATGGGACACATACTATTCGACGAAGTGATGAAGTACAACCCCAAGAACCCTTACTGGTTTAACCGAGATCGTTTCCTTTTGTCGGCCGGACATGGTTGCATGCTCCACTACGCGTTGCTTCACCTCGCTGGCTACGACAGCGTCAAGGAACGAGACTTGATGGAGTTCCGTCAGTGGGGGAGTAGGACTCCAGGCCACCCCGAGAATTTCGAGACTCCTGGTGTTGAAGTCACCACtg GTCCTCTTGGCCAAGGAATTGCAAATGCTGTGGGTTTGGCTCTTGCTGAGAAGCATTTGGCTGCCAGATTCAACAAACCACACTTTGATATTGTCGACCATTACAC GTATGCTATTCTAGGAGATGGATGCCAAATGGAAGGAATTAGCAATGAAGCTTGTTCACTTGCGGGCCATTGGGGTCTTGGGAAGCTCATTGCCTTTTATGATGACAACCACATTTCCATTGACGGTGACACAGAGATCGCCTTTACCGAGGACGTCCAAACACGTTTTCAGGGTCTTGGTTGGCATGTTATCTGTGTCAAGAATGGAAACACCGGTTATGATGAAATCCGCGCTGCCATTAAGGAAGCTAAGACTGTTCAAGACAAACCCACTTTGATCAAG ATAACTACAACCATCGGTTTTGGATCACCAAACAAGGCAAATTCTTACAGTGTCCACGGAAGTGCACTGGGTGAAAAGGAAGTTGATGCTACCAGAAAGAATCTTGGATGGCCTTATGGGCCTTTTCATGTTCCTGAAGACATCAAGAG CCATTGGAGTCGGCATATCCCTCAAGGAGCTGCTCTTGAAGCAGAATGGAATGCTCAGTTTTCTGATTATGAGAAGAAGTACCCACAAGAAGCTGCGGAGCTGAAATCTATAGTTACTCCTAACTTACCTAACGGCTGGGAAAAATCATTGCCG ACTTATACTCCAGAAAGTCCTGCAGATGCAACAAGAAACCTCTCCCAGCAGTGTCTTAATGCCCTTGCTAAGGTTCTTCCTGGGTTCCTTGGTGGGAGTGCTGACCTTGCTTCATCCAACATGACGTTGCTCAAAATGTTTGGTGACTTCCAAAAGAATGCACCTGAAGAGAGAAACCTTAGGTTTGGCGTCAGGGAACACAGCATGGGAGCTATCTGCAATGGCATAACCTGTCACAGCCCGGGGCTCATTCCTTACTGTGCTACCTTCTTTGTCTTCACAGACTACATGAGAGCTGCCATCAGGCTCTCTGCGCTCTCTGAAGCCGGGGTTATATACGTGATGACCCACGATTCAATCGGTCTTGGAGAAGATGGACCGACCCACCAGCCTATTGAACATTTGGCGAGCTTCCGAGCCATGCCCAACATCCTCATGCTGAGGCCAGCCGATGGAACCGAAACCGCCGGGGCGTATAAAGTCGCTGTAGAGAACAGAAAGAGGCCTTCCATCTTGGCTCTGTCCAGACAAAAGCTACCCCATTTACCTGGGACATCTGTTCAGGGAGTGGAGAAGGGAGGATACGTGATTTCGGACAACTCGGCAGGTAATAGACCAGACGTGATCCTGATGGGGACAGGGTCGGAGCTAGAGATTGCTGCAAAGGCTGGAGAGAAGCtgagagaagaaggaagagcagTGAGGGTAGTGTCTCTGGTGAGTTGGGAGCTGTTTGATGAACAAAGCCAAGAGTACAAAGAAAGTGTGTTACCATCAGGGATTTCAGCGAGAGTGAGCATTGAAGCAGGGTCGACCTTTGGGTGGGAGAAGATGGTTGGCCCGAAAGGGAAGGCCATCGGTGTGGACAGTTTTGGAGCAAGTGCACCGGCCGATGTGCTCTACAAGAAATTTGGACTCACTGTTGATGCAGTTGTTGCAGCCGCCAAGGACCTCGGCTAA